The proteins below are encoded in one region of Methylobacillus flagellatus KT:
- the modA gene encoding molybdate ABC transporter substrate-binding protein, with amino-acid sequence MKSIVLRLALSLSLVFSLAVHADPARVAAAADLKFVLEELAQAFEKQGGGKPAVTYGSSGAITAQISNGAPFELFLSADEEYVARLNSGGFTRDEGVLYATGHLVIVAPKQSALEVDAELKGLQAALKAGKLQRFAIANPEHAPYGRRAVEVLKHAGIWDQIQPKLVLGENVAQAAQFATSGSTDGGIVALSLVKSPQLANTVKYAEIPESWHSPQRQRMVLLKNSGENAKAFYDFLQQPAARQVFRRYGFVLPGE; translated from the coding sequence ATGAAATCCATCGTCTTGCGCCTGGCCTTGTCCTTGAGCCTGGTATTCAGCCTAGCCGTGCATGCGGACCCGGCACGTGTCGCGGCGGCAGCCGACCTCAAGTTTGTCCTCGAGGAACTTGCCCAGGCATTCGAGAAACAGGGAGGGGGAAAGCCTGCCGTCACTTATGGTTCATCCGGCGCCATCACGGCGCAAATCAGTAACGGTGCTCCCTTTGAGCTCTTCCTTTCCGCGGATGAGGAATATGTTGCCAGGCTCAATAGCGGCGGCTTTACCCGCGACGAAGGCGTATTGTACGCTACCGGCCATCTGGTCATCGTTGCCCCCAAGCAATCTGCATTGGAGGTTGACGCCGAACTCAAAGGATTGCAGGCTGCCTTGAAGGCTGGCAAACTGCAACGCTTTGCCATTGCCAACCCCGAGCATGCCCCATATGGTCGCAGGGCGGTCGAGGTGCTGAAGCATGCGGGCATCTGGGACCAGATACAGCCCAAGCTGGTGCTAGGGGAAAATGTGGCACAGGCAGCCCAGTTTGCAACCAGTGGTTCGACCGACGGCGGTATTGTGGCGCTGTCGCTGGTGAAATCGCCTCAATTGGCCAATACCGTGAAATATGCAGAAATCCCTGAAAGCTGGCACAGTCCGCAACGCCAGCGTATGGTATTGCTCAAGAATTCTGGTGAAAACGCCAAGGCATTCTATGACTTCCTGCAGCAGCCTGCGGCACGCCAAGTATTCCGTCGCTACGGCTTTGTCCTGCCCGGCGAATAA
- a CDS encoding EAL domain-containing protein: MQLHIKLPNRPLPPVLETHVSQSAAPVVLAFSCRDDEELLHTLDKLSRQYTEPVLEEAYAWYGPEGNQNIEVLMSGVMPFNTFYARKRHPWLLDDLSLYVEMHFQPIVDFTQNGKIFGYEALCRLRDPGGNLLNGEDAFRLARQVNRAVELDLVCQDLALAGKARAIPDGAPLFINVLPQTIMREGWLSAMLKAIDRHGIDHRDVVIEVVESEDVSPRLLAKHCDVIRTQGLRIALDDMGSGFNGLSTLAVVKADFIKIDRAIVHEAQGSRVRTVLLEAIVSMAQRLGCTIVAEGLERVEDITYCQDLGLMYAQGFYFAKPEAVPAQMVTALPARDESHRSIPDEFRINEFVSRGVTVEVNTPIDQARRIFIENPDLACAVVLDNLRPIGLLKRGKVFTHRNDALGNYCDPLPRMITTRMPSSALARGLYLERGEIEPWIMVSEDGVYIGIVHPLEIMSQIISRKTSSGNLHPLSHLTTGPTLRQSLDISLRNNPSTQLVYIDLDHFKAYNDRYGFIRGDAMIRLLSEIVRQEFNHRAGVLVGHIGGDDFVLILDHEDPGLVDLLLKVVSHFQALAVHLYDSSDLERGFFTTEDGKDHPVASVSIAVVNGSQGRISNSVAAAERAATLKKIGKSNIGSIIVVESDPPQLVIPRSDEYINWQSRALNALKILQTMPRSADAHCLDSCFADYPFFEVIFELNPDGSQRFANWINPNMYGRIKAGGAGADRSLQAYYTAVRDSLNPYISSIYLSTATEDFCLTVSLPLFDADGRLSSILVADINIAAMAMLSGLPAEAEAPRLASADAA; this comes from the coding sequence ATGCAGCTTCATATCAAACTCCCGAACAGACCTTTGCCGCCAGTCTTGGAAACACATGTTTCCCAAAGCGCTGCACCAGTAGTCCTCGCATTCTCTTGCCGGGATGACGAGGAGCTCCTGCATACCCTCGACAAGCTGTCACGGCAATATACCGAGCCTGTCCTCGAGGAGGCTTATGCATGGTACGGGCCGGAAGGCAACCAGAATATCGAGGTCCTGATGTCCGGTGTCATGCCGTTCAATACCTTCTATGCCCGCAAGCGGCACCCCTGGCTGCTGGACGACCTGAGCCTATATGTGGAAATGCATTTCCAGCCCATCGTGGATTTCACCCAGAACGGCAAGATTTTCGGCTACGAGGCCTTGTGCCGCCTGCGTGACCCGGGTGGTAACCTGCTGAATGGCGAAGATGCGTTCCGGCTTGCCAGGCAGGTGAACCGTGCTGTCGAGCTTGACCTGGTATGCCAGGATCTTGCCCTGGCAGGCAAGGCCAGGGCCATTCCCGATGGTGCTCCCTTGTTCATCAATGTGCTGCCCCAGACCATCATGCGCGAGGGCTGGCTGTCAGCAATGCTGAAGGCAATCGACCGCCATGGCATCGATCACCGGGACGTGGTGATCGAAGTCGTCGAGAGCGAGGATGTATCTCCTCGCTTGCTTGCCAAGCACTGCGACGTAATCCGTACCCAGGGGCTGCGCATTGCGCTCGACGACATGGGCTCGGGTTTCAATGGCCTCAGTACACTGGCCGTGGTGAAGGCGGACTTCATCAAGATCGACCGGGCGATTGTCCATGAAGCACAAGGCAGCCGAGTGCGTACCGTGTTACTGGAAGCTATCGTTTCCATGGCGCAGCGCCTGGGGTGCACGATTGTGGCCGAGGGTCTGGAGCGCGTGGAGGACATTACTTATTGCCAGGATCTCGGCCTGATGTATGCGCAAGGATTCTATTTTGCCAAGCCGGAAGCCGTGCCGGCACAAATGGTGACAGCCTTGCCGGCAAGGGACGAGTCCCATCGCTCCATCCCCGACGAGTTCCGCATCAATGAGTTCGTCAGCCGGGGCGTCACCGTCGAGGTCAATACACCGATAGACCAGGCCAGGAGGATATTCATTGAAAACCCAGACCTGGCTTGTGCCGTGGTGCTTGACAATCTGCGGCCCATCGGCCTACTGAAGCGCGGCAAGGTATTCACCCACCGCAATGATGCCCTGGGCAACTATTGCGACCCGTTGCCGCGCATGATCACTACTCGCATGCCTTCTTCTGCGCTGGCGCGCGGTCTTTACCTGGAGCGTGGCGAAATCGAACCCTGGATCATGGTCAGCGAGGATGGCGTCTATATCGGCATTGTGCATCCGCTGGAAATCATGTCACAGATCATTAGCCGCAAGACCAGTTCAGGCAACCTGCATCCGTTGAGCCACCTCACCACGGGCCCCACCCTGCGCCAGTCGCTGGATATCAGCTTGCGCAACAACCCGAGCACGCAACTGGTGTATATCGACCTGGACCATTTCAAGGCTTATAACGACCGTTATGGCTTCATCCGGGGCGATGCCATGATTCGCCTGCTGTCGGAGATTGTGCGCCAGGAGTTCAATCATCGCGCCGGTGTACTGGTCGGCCATATCGGCGGGGATGATTTCGTCCTGATCCTGGACCATGAGGATCCCGGCCTGGTCGATTTGCTATTGAAGGTGGTAAGCCACTTCCAGGCCCTGGCTGTGCATCTATACGACAGCAGCGACCTGGAGCGGGGCTTCTTCACCACGGAGGACGGCAAGGACCATCCTGTCGCCAGTGTTTCCATTGCGGTCGTCAACGGCAGCCAAGGGCGCATCTCCAATAGCGTGGCAGCAGCAGAGCGTGCCGCGACACTCAAGAAAATCGGCAAGTCCAACATCGGCAGCATCATCGTGGTGGAGTCCGATCCGCCGCAATTGGTCATCCCCCGTAGTGACGAATACATCAACTGGCAATCGCGCGCCCTCAATGCGCTCAAGATACTGCAGACCATGCCGCGCAGTGCCGATGCGCATTGCCTGGATAGTTGCTTCGCAGATTACCCCTTCTTCGAAGTGATATTCGAGCTCAACCCGGATGGCAGCCAGCGCTTCGCGAACTGGATCAACCCCAATATGTACGGCAGGATCAAGGCTGGCGGGGCAGGGGCTGACCGCAGTCTGCAAGCCTACTACACGGCCGTGCGCGATTCCCTCAATCCCTATATCTCAAGTATTTACCTATCTACGGCAACAGAAGACTTCTGTCTCACGGTGTCTTTGCCCCTGTTCGATGCCGATGGCAGGTTGAGCAGCATCCTGGTGGCCGATATCAATATCGCCGCCATGGCAATGCTGAGCGGCCTGCCTGCAGAGGCTGAAGCGCCTAGGCTTGCTTCTGCCGATGCAGCCTGA
- the mnmC gene encoding bifunctional tRNA (5-methylaminomethyl-2-thiouridine)(34)-methyltransferase MnmD/FAD-dependent 5-carboxymethylaminomethyl-2-thiouridine(34) oxidoreductase MnmC translates to MSIPPFSQASLEWHEGQPYSAHFGDVYFSRESGLEETRHVFLRHNQLAERWQTMQQDAFTIVETGFGTGLNFLCAWQMWEHTAPSHVRLHFVSIEKFPLSHADLARALALWPELRQYSTALLAQYHQIVPGWQRLVFCQGRVQLTLLVGDVLALLPQLSSHADAWFLDGFAPSRNPEMWQEALFDNMAAFSHKHTTFATFTSAGIVKRGLQAAGFEVHKVAGHGRKRDMLCGRFTLNERPAMRAGRAVVIGGGIAGTASSHMLAERGWQVNLVEQEPALAQHASGNPVGVLYPKLARKDVPLGRLSLAGYLHSLRLLQQLGLDATAHARCGMLQLAFDQRELERCQTIAAQGFPPELLHWVDQEQAGNIAGIALQYGALYFPEAGWVRPRAYCEALAGHANITRTLATRVTGLSQHGNAWQVWTGEQLLDEADIVVIANAAQAASFVQSRHLPLEQVRGQISRLHHVDGAPVLHALLCTDGYISPLIDGAYCLGATFVPGDTTTSVRDEEHAQNLDMLKHMAPSLYDTLMPQAPTGRAAVRCTSVDYLPLVGPVLDAALLEARPPRYTADPASSLPWLPGLYVNTGHGSKGLTTAPIAAEMLACAIHHEPAPVDSELLAVLDPNRFVLRKLGLKRLVRGLACHPLRR, encoded by the coding sequence ATGTCCATACCTCCATTCTCCCAAGCATCGCTGGAATGGCACGAAGGCCAGCCCTATTCGGCGCATTTCGGCGATGTGTATTTCTCGCGCGAAAGCGGGCTGGAAGAAACGCGCCATGTGTTTCTCCGCCACAACCAGCTTGCGGAACGCTGGCAGACCATGCAGCAGGACGCATTCACCATCGTCGAGACCGGTTTCGGCACCGGGCTCAACTTCCTCTGCGCCTGGCAAATGTGGGAGCACACCGCACCTTCACATGTGCGACTACACTTCGTCAGTATCGAGAAATTCCCGCTCAGCCATGCCGACCTCGCTCGCGCATTGGCGTTGTGGCCGGAATTAAGGCAATACAGCACGGCTTTGCTGGCGCAATATCACCAAATCGTCCCGGGCTGGCAAAGGCTGGTGTTTTGCCAGGGGCGCGTGCAACTGACGTTATTGGTTGGTGATGTGCTCGCATTGCTGCCGCAATTAAGCAGTCATGCCGACGCCTGGTTTCTGGATGGCTTTGCGCCCTCGCGCAACCCGGAAATGTGGCAGGAGGCGCTGTTCGACAACATGGCGGCTTTCTCGCACAAGCACACTACTTTTGCCACGTTCACCAGCGCAGGCATCGTCAAGCGCGGGCTGCAGGCGGCCGGGTTCGAGGTGCACAAGGTCGCCGGGCACGGGCGCAAGCGCGACATGCTGTGCGGACGCTTCACGCTAAATGAACGCCCCGCGATGCGGGCCGGACGCGCCGTCGTCATCGGCGGCGGTATTGCCGGCACCGCCAGCAGCCACATGCTCGCAGAGCGCGGCTGGCAAGTGAACCTGGTCGAGCAGGAGCCGGCACTGGCACAGCACGCTTCCGGCAACCCTGTAGGCGTGCTTTATCCCAAATTGGCGCGCAAGGATGTGCCATTGGGCCGCCTTTCGCTCGCGGGTTACTTGCATAGCCTGCGCCTGTTGCAGCAGCTTGGCCTGGATGCCACCGCCCATGCGCGTTGCGGCATGTTGCAACTGGCTTTCGACCAACGCGAGCTGGAGCGTTGCCAGACCATCGCTGCACAGGGCTTTCCGCCTGAACTGCTGCATTGGGTCGATCAGGAACAGGCCGGCAATATTGCGGGCATAGCGTTGCAATACGGCGCACTGTACTTTCCCGAAGCCGGCTGGGTCAGGCCGCGGGCTTATTGCGAAGCGCTCGCCGGCCATGCCAACATCACACGGACACTTGCCACGCGCGTCACTGGGCTCAGCCAGCACGGCAACGCCTGGCAGGTATGGACCGGAGAACAATTACTGGACGAGGCGGATATCGTCGTCATCGCTAATGCCGCGCAGGCTGCCAGCTTTGTTCAATCCCGCCACTTGCCTCTGGAACAGGTGCGCGGGCAGATCAGTCGGCTTCACCATGTCGACGGGGCCCCGGTATTGCATGCCCTGCTGTGCACGGATGGCTATATCAGTCCCTTGATCGATGGCGCCTATTGCCTCGGAGCGACTTTTGTTCCAGGAGATACGACGACATCCGTGCGGGATGAAGAGCACGCGCAGAACCTGGACATGCTCAAGCACATGGCACCTTCGCTATACGATACCCTGATGCCTCAAGCGCCAACAGGACGTGCCGCCGTCCGCTGCACCAGCGTGGATTACCTGCCATTGGTGGGCCCTGTCCTGGATGCCGCCCTGCTGGAGGCCAGGCCGCCGCGTTACACTGCCGACCCGGCTTCCAGCCTACCGTGGCTGCCGGGCCTGTACGTCAATACCGGCCATGGTTCCAAGGGGCTCACCACCGCCCCCATCGCGGCGGAAATGCTGGCCTGCGCCATCCACCACGAGCCTGCCCCGGTCGATAGCGAACTGCTAGCCGTCCTCGACCCCAACCGCTTCGTATTGCGCAAACTGGGACTGAAGCGCCTGGTGCGCGGCCTGGCCTGCCATCCCCTGCGCCGATGA
- a CDS encoding tetratricopeptide repeat protein, whose translation MNPDQLLHSALDAHRRGQLKQAEQHYQELLTIAPRHAVGLHYYGVLCYQSGRPQQAVELISNAIRFNPGNADQHNNLGLALRACGQLDAAIHHFRQGLALAPGDSDLWQNLGAAQHAAGDLAAARTAYLEARQRAPQDTDIQAGLCSVLQALGNRAQQAGHFAEAEQHFRDLIALQPGNGAWHYNLGNALREQGQAAQAAECYRRALAISPDDADAHNNLGNVLRELQQLPEAIACYERALAINPALYHARVHLVHQRQHLCDWRHLDADIAEIRRWVSQIPEAQVSPFAFLAMPGTTPAEQLKCARNWTTNRHGRLLSVTPLTQPAPSRARPQAGDKLHIGYLSCDFRLHPLASLVTEMLELHDREHFTISAYSYGPDDRTSARLRLQQAVDHFVDIRPLPLQAAAARIHADKVDILVDLTGYTQSSRSGILAFRPAPIQASWLGFPGTMGAPFVDYLISDAIITPETEQHHYAEQLALLPHSYQPNDRQRPVAPSPSRASCGIPEDAFVYCCFNQSFKITPEVFSCWMRLLQATPGSVLWLLEGHSNACNNLRQAAEHHGVAASRLVFAPRVPMDQHLARHAHADLFLDTLPYNAHTTASDALWMGVPLITCSGDAFASRVAASLLQAVGLKELVTTDLFAYETLARQLAHDPEKLRNYRDKLMDARHHSALFDTERFTRDLEALYLRLHRQKQA comes from the coding sequence ATGAATCCAGATCAGCTACTCCACTCAGCCCTTGATGCGCACCGGCGCGGACAACTGAAACAGGCAGAACAGCACTACCAGGAATTGCTGACCATCGCTCCCAGGCATGCCGTCGGCTTGCATTATTATGGAGTGCTTTGCTACCAGTCAGGCCGACCCCAGCAGGCGGTCGAGTTGATCAGCAATGCGATCCGCTTCAATCCCGGCAATGCCGACCAGCACAACAACCTTGGGCTGGCCCTACGTGCCTGCGGCCAACTCGACGCCGCCATTCATCATTTCCGTCAAGGCCTGGCATTGGCGCCTGGCGACAGCGATCTCTGGCAGAACCTGGGCGCAGCCCAACATGCAGCAGGTGACCTTGCTGCGGCAAGGACGGCTTATCTGGAGGCCAGACAACGCGCACCGCAGGATACCGATATCCAGGCCGGCCTATGCAGCGTCTTGCAGGCCCTCGGCAACCGGGCGCAGCAGGCTGGCCATTTCGCCGAGGCAGAGCAGCACTTCCGCGACCTCATTGCACTGCAGCCAGGCAATGGCGCCTGGCATTACAACCTGGGCAATGCCTTGCGCGAACAAGGCCAGGCTGCCCAGGCTGCGGAATGCTACCGTCGCGCGCTCGCCATCTCCCCAGATGATGCGGATGCACACAATAACCTCGGCAACGTATTGCGCGAGCTACAGCAGCTCCCTGAAGCCATCGCCTGCTATGAACGAGCGCTGGCGATCAACCCAGCGCTCTACCACGCTCGGGTACACCTGGTGCACCAGCGGCAACACTTGTGTGACTGGCGGCACCTCGACGCCGATATTGCCGAGATCCGGCGCTGGGTCAGCCAGATCCCTGAAGCCCAGGTATCGCCATTTGCCTTTCTTGCCATGCCGGGTACTACACCTGCAGAGCAGCTGAAGTGTGCGCGGAACTGGACAACCAACCGGCATGGCCGGTTGCTCTCCGTAACGCCTCTAACGCAGCCCGCACCCTCCCGGGCAAGGCCCCAGGCAGGCGACAAGCTGCATATCGGCTACTTGTCCTGCGATTTCAGGCTGCATCCGCTTGCTTCTCTGGTTACCGAGATGCTGGAATTGCACGACAGGGAGCATTTCACGATCAGCGCTTATTCCTATGGGCCAGATGACCGCACATCGGCGCGTTTGCGCTTGCAGCAGGCCGTGGATCATTTCGTCGATATCCGTCCGCTGCCGCTGCAGGCCGCTGCAGCGCGAATACATGCCGACAAGGTGGACATCCTGGTTGACCTCACCGGCTATACCCAGTCCAGCCGTAGCGGCATACTGGCATTCCGCCCTGCGCCGATACAGGCATCATGGCTAGGGTTTCCCGGCACCATGGGGGCGCCGTTCGTCGACTACCTGATCAGCGACGCCATCATCACGCCTGAAACCGAGCAACATCATTATGCAGAGCAGCTGGCATTGCTGCCGCATTCCTACCAGCCCAACGACCGCCAACGGCCAGTAGCACCTTCGCCCAGCCGCGCCTCCTGCGGCATTCCGGAAGATGCATTCGTGTATTGCTGCTTCAACCAGAGCTTTAAAATCACGCCAGAAGTATTTTCCTGTTGGATGCGGCTGCTCCAGGCCACTCCCGGCAGTGTGCTATGGCTGCTGGAAGGCCACTCAAACGCCTGCAACAACCTGAGGCAGGCAGCAGAACACCATGGGGTTGCCGCTTCGCGGCTGGTTTTCGCCCCCAGGGTCCCGATGGACCAACATCTTGCCCGGCATGCCCATGCCGACCTATTCCTCGATACGCTACCCTACAATGCCCACACCACGGCAAGCGACGCCTTGTGGATGGGAGTGCCGCTCATCACTTGCAGCGGCGACGCCTTTGCCAGCCGCGTAGCCGCAAGCCTGCTGCAGGCAGTGGGGCTGAAAGAACTGGTGACGACTGATCTGTTTGCCTACGAGACATTGGCGCGGCAACTCGCCCATGACCCGGAAAAATTGCGAAACTATCGAGACAAGCTGATGGACGCGCGCCACCACTCGGCGCTGTTCGATACCGAGCGCTTCACCCGAGATCTCGAGGCGCTCTATCTCAGGCTGCATCGGCAGAAGCAAGCCTAG